The following are encoded in a window of Campylobacterota bacterium genomic DNA:
- a CDS encoding ankyrin repeat domain-containing protein yields the protein MARAADFLMGVVLMVAVSASMFAGEQGVMSEQSKNLLQELEFVFDKTKKPLEQGHDFMLKLYGLLCRVVTQKESDLLNYLLREYGYAEFGASSDNPFAVSFLYTAPGGADASTIPVVIEGEMNCSQLAQVIDKTSPLHYAARGGLREVVEQLVGAGAQINNTCGAHSMTPLHEVARGCRCEKKKAAECGHVQVVRFLIEQDADKTIVDKSERKCTACAYAVKNGNRYMMLLLNPLVCNAGQAKVAHLSCKAQAASKLSRDPSADGY from the coding sequence ATGGCAAGAGCTGCAGATTTTTTAATGGGGGTTGTTTTGATGGTTGCGGTCAGCGCAAGTATGTTTGCAGGTGAGCAGGGGGTGATGTCTGAGCAGTCCAAAAACCTTTTGCAAGAGCTTGAGTTTGTGTTTGATAAGACCAAAAAGCCGCTTGAGCAAGGTCATGACTTTATGCTCAAACTTTATGGGCTGCTGTGTCGAGTAGTTACGCAAAAAGAGTCAGATTTGCTTAATTATCTGTTACGGGAATATGGCTATGCTGAATTTGGCGCTAGTAGTGATAATCCGTTTGCGGTAAGTTTTTTGTACACTGCTCCAGGTGGCGCTGATGCTTCAACTATCCCTGTTGTTATTGAAGGTGAGATGAATTGTTCTCAATTAGCACAGGTTATTGATAAAACATCACCGCTGCATTATGCGGCGCGTGGAGGTTTGCGTGAAGTGGTTGAGCAGCTTGTTGGAGCTGGTGCGCAGATTAATAATACCTGCGGTGCGCATAGTATGACGCCTTTGCATGAAGTTGCTAGAGGATGCAGATGTGAGAAAAAGAAGGCGGCTGAGTGTGGCCATGTCCAGGTGGTAAGGTTTTTAATTGAGCAAGATGCGGATAAAACAATAGTAGATAAATCGGAGCGTAAGTGTACGGCTTGTGCCTATGCTGTGAAGAATGGAAATCGATATATGATGCTTTTGTTGAATCCTTTAGTGTGTAACGCGGGCCAGGCCAAAGTTGCCCATTTGAGCTGCAAGGCTCAAGCGGCGAGTAAATTGTCCCGCGATCCTAGCGCAGATGGTTACTAG